GCTGAAGTTATGACTGTATATCGTCCGAAATACAAAATTGAGGGTGACTTTATTGAGTATAATGCGGTTGTAAATAGATTTCGGCAAATAACGGCACAAAAACTTGAAATATGCTTGCTTGCATATTCTCGTAAAATTCAGAGAATTAAAAATCCAAAAGCATATTGGATAAGCACATTATACAATATTCCGCTTACCTCAGAAATAGTATTACAAAATATGATAAACAGTGATATATACGAGTCAGGAGGTTAAAAGCAATGCAAATAAAAAAAGATTATACAAAAATGATTGAACAATTTGAAAAAATGGAAAAAGAAAAACAAGCGGCTATACCAACAATCAGCTTTGATAATAACAAGATTGTCCATTTGCCTGTTGATTTACTAAAACCGTTTCCAAATCACCCTTTTGAGCTTTATAGCGGTGAAAGATTTGAAGATTTAGCAGACAGTATTAAAGCTTGCGGAATGATTACACCATTGCTCATTAGAATGCTTGATGATAATACATATCAAATTTTAGCAGGTCATAACCGTAATAACGCCGCTAAAGCAATAGGGCTTGAAACAGTGCCTTGCATTGTATTAACCGATTTAACTGATGATGACGCATTGATGATAATGCTTGATAGTAATACTAATCAACGTAGCATTTCTGAAATGTCAATATCTCAACAGGCTCATATATACGCACTTGATGTAGCCGTAAACAAGCGACAAGGTAAGCGTTCGGATTTGATAAAAAACATAGAACAAAATCTTAAAATATTCAGTAATGGTGCGGATTTAGAAACTTGTACCCCAGTGGGGAACAAGTTAAAAACGGTCGAAATAGTTGGAGATAAATATGGGGTATCAAAGAATACTATTGCAAGACTAATCCGCATTGATACACTGTTACCGCAATTAAAAAAATTTATTGACAATAAACAAATTCCGGTGCGTGCCGGAGTTGAAATGTCTTACTTATCTTCCTTTGAACAAGAGCTTATTGCTAAAATCATAGATGAATACAGCTATCATCTTGACGAACATAAAGCCCAACAGCTTAGAGAACTCTCAAAAGCCCATAAACTTGACAGAATTAACGCAGTTGAAGTTTTTGAGGGGAGATATGGAAAGTCAGTGACACAAAAGCTAAAGTCATTTACAATAAAGCCTAAATTTCTGTCAAAATATTATCCGCCGACTGTTTCTCAAGATGTAATTGCTTCAGATGTTGAGGCAAGTATGGACGTATGGCAAGAAATAAAGACTTTTTATCCCGATAAGTCTGTTTATGATATTAAAAATAATATAATAAATTTGCTAAATAATCAAAAATAGCGGTGAATTTATCTATTTATTTTCTGCTATTTTACAGACCGCTTTTTAACTCAATTTTGAGTTAAAAATGGTATGGCAAGATACGCCTTTGTATGTACAAAGGCAAAAAACACAATATAAAATTGTGTGAAAATTGGGCATAGCCCAAACCCAAAAAACAGATATGATTGAATAAAAGAGGAGTTGATTTAAAGTGGGAAAATATCCGGCATTTTTGAAAATGAGAGTAGCACAGGAGGACCTCGAGATAATAGAGGAAAAGGCGGCACTATTAAAGATTACAAAAAGTGAATTTGTAAGACGTGCAATACGAAATTCACACGTTTATATATTGCCGAGTAAAGAAATCAAAGAATTTACATCTGAACTTAGACACATCGGTGTAAATGTTAATCAAATTGCTATACTTTGCAATATGGGTAAGCTTGAGTGTGTAAATCTTGAAGAAACAAAAGAGGCTATTACAAAGGCTTGGAAAGAACTATACAAGTTAAGAGAGGCAATAAGGAATAAGAATAATCGAGGTGGATTGAGTTTTGAAAAACGCATTTAGCTTAAAAAAACCAGCTTTTTCGGGCATTGGTTTTATAACTGCAATATTCATTTTTGGAATAGCCTTGTTTATAACAATGGAGTATTATCACATATTCACGATTAAGGAAAGTGTAGAAACCGATATATCTCGAGCTTTAAATATATCGGTTACTATGGCTGTTCAAGATATGGATTGGGTGCAGCATAACTCTGTTATGGATACGCAGAAAGCACAGAGAGAATTCAAAACATATCTGACCGAAGATATGAAATTGAATGATGAATATGAGAAATATGCCGATGACGGAAGTTTTCAATATCAGATAATCATTGATGAAACAGATATACAAAAATCACCGGCTAAATATTCGATTACCGGCAGAATAAGAATGCAACCTGTTACTGTTAGAAGTATTCTTCCAAAAAGCTTTGATATTCCGTTTAAACTAAGTTCAAACAACATAAGAACAGATGATTGAATATGTCAGAAAAAGAAAGCAAAATCAGTCGAAAAACAAGATAAAAACCAGAAAAACATCTTGACAGAATAACACAAATATGGCATAATATAGTTAATAAAAGATATAGAACAAAGGAGGATTTTATTATGAAAAAGAGAATTTTAGCAACATTTCTATCTGCAGTAACGCTTATATCTTGTAGTTCTGCATTAGCGGCAGATTACTCTGATGTAAACCAATCGGCTTGGTATGCAAGCTATGTAAATAAGATTTCTGAACTTAATGCGTTTTCAGGATATGAAGATGGTACGTTCAGACCTGATAATCAAATTACACAAGAAGAATTTATAAAAACAGTTGTTTGTTTAATATGCGGAGAGCTTAACGAAAGTAATGCACCGACAGTTAAAAATACTTGGAACAGTAAGTGGAGCTC
Above is a genomic segment from Hominilimicola fabiformis containing:
- a CDS encoding MobC family plasmid mobilization relaxosome protein — protein: MGKYPAFLKMRVAQEDLEIIEEKAALLKITKSEFVRRAIRNSHVYILPSKEIKEFTSELRHIGVNVNQIAILCNMGKLECVNLEETKEAITKAWKELYKLREAIRNKNNRGGLSFEKRI
- a CDS encoding ParB N-terminal domain-containing protein, whose protein sequence is MQIKKDYTKMIEQFEKMEKEKQAAIPTISFDNNKIVHLPVDLLKPFPNHPFELYSGERFEDLADSIKACGMITPLLIRMLDDNTYQILAGHNRNNAAKAIGLETVPCIVLTDLTDDDALMIMLDSNTNQRSISEMSISQQAHIYALDVAVNKRQGKRSDLIKNIEQNLKIFSNGADLETCTPVGNKLKTVEIVGDKYGVSKNTIARLIRIDTLLPQLKKFIDNKQIPVRAGVEMSYLSSFEQELIAKIIDEYSYHLDEHKAQQLRELSKAHKLDRINAVEVFEGRYGKSVTQKLKSFTIKPKFLSKYYPPTVSQDVIASDVEASMDVWQEIKTFYPDKSVYDIKNNIINLLNNQK